The Anoplolepis gracilipes chromosome 14, ASM4749672v1, whole genome shotgun sequence genome includes a window with the following:
- the Fws gene encoding conserved oligomeric Golgi complex subunit 5 has product MGDISSWEDIENDQFFKQLLAADSKKSDISPLLSVAQQLNKLGQAIEVLNVELQRQVLANHEDLLSQATWVEKLEGVLFIIQSHIQSLLSAVERLRGKIVDPFNRIEMQTIVLARLHETSDLLRRVARMQHLSKRLNSQMNSITQNPDIVKAANSLHELEQLMADTDLNGLDVIADDQQAVKAQRATVQRIATHTLTQGLQAMDRTKISTAVQVFQNLGIIDGAVDTTIESTLSDIERISTDSLDVSLMTNQDFGKRGAPGRAAIPSPGSSGNLRTKIWENLERLFQDTLYTQCLQIELLQRVLLEHHTKDFQNLSEKFWDKVNALLAKVLVERAQGSSFVKQALEGEYPKFLRIFLDLSKRLKERSHSIGIYGIDRNVLLPFENAYLSRSVSRLLDPVHNMFSGEGLPTHDEIDSLIRTITNELSVSLVDDGLSTVVSRNVGKAIRLFCLKCEQSVVTGGEASQVIDSPTTGQQTNITLANLLHYLANQTNRVIANLAGGLSSEGSTIITTALKETDALTKSVLAPLLTSVSDAIESIILTMHDDPEFKETSSPLGKEIGCSLYMRELQGFILRSVNTFLLPYKNQMIVAESCKTVVSRCIELFVRHACLLRPLTDFGRVKLLVDFAQMEVAVTPLCRGGQMSLLEQQQYRTLRALKTLLPLNPEEMVDRILEGQGESSVPPSLILLHLFSGAPPELASPHQSAGWSIGRLSQWMDNHPSERDRLTLCSGPLERYQLTVRQQNLPSFHPLFPQMMKLANLREHSSQ; this is encoded by the exons ATGGGTGACATATCAAGTTGGGAAGACATAGAAAACGATC aaTTCTTTAAACAATTACTGGCTGCCGACTCCAAGAAATCTGACATTAGTCCACTGTTGTCAGTTGCTCAACAACTAAACAAGCTAGGACAAg cCATCGAGGTGTTAAATGTCGAGTTGCAAAGGCAGGTACTTGCCAATCATGAGGATTTGTTATCTCAGGCAACATGGGTTGAAAAACTGGAAGGAGTGCTTTTTATAATACAGTCTCATATACAG agtctTTTATCAGCAGTTGAGCGATTACGTGGAAAAATTGTTGATCCATTTAATAGAATCGAGATGCAAACGATTGTGTTGGCACGACTTCACGAGACTTCTGATCTTCTGAGAAGAGTCGCCAGAATGCAACATTTATCAAAGCGCTTAAACTCTCAAATGAATAGTATCACACAAAATCCAGATATTGTTAAAGCTGCCAACAGTCTGCATGAACTTG AACAATTAATGGCAGACACTGATCTTAATGGCCTAGATGTAATTGCGGATGACCAACAAGCTGTAAAAGCTCAGAGAGCTACTGTACAAAGAATAGCCACTCATACATTAACACAAGGTTTACAAGCGATGGACAGGACAAAG ATAAGCACAGCTGTACAGGTTTTTCAAAACTTGGGAATAATTGATGGAGCTGTGGACACAACTATAGAGTCTACTCTTTCCGACATTGAAAGAATTTCTACAGATTCACTAGACGTATCGTTAATGACAAATCAAGATTTTGGTAAACGTGGAGCACCCGGCAGAGCTGCGATTCCGTCACCTGGATCGTCTGGAAATTTACGCACAAAAATCTGGGAAAATCTCGAACGGCTCTTTCAAGATACTTTATATACGCAATGTCTGCAG atcGAGTTGCTGCAAAGAGTACTGTTGGAACATCATACAAAGGATTTTCAGAACTTGTCCGAGAAATTTTGGGACAAAGTAAATGCCCTGCTTGCAAAAGTCTTGGTTGAACGTGCTCaag gATCATCATTCGTAAAACAGGCCTTAGAAGGAGAATAtccaaaatttttaagaatatttctaGACTTGAGTAAACGTTTAAAAGAAAGGTCTCACAGTATTGGGATTTATGGTATTGA tcgCAATGTTTTATTACCCTTTGAAAATGCATATTTGTCGCGTTCGGTATCTCGGCTTTTGGATCCTGTACACAATATGTTTTCTGGAGAAGGTTTACCGACACATGATGAAATTGACAGTCTTATTCGTACAATTACAAA TGAACTGAGTGTATCATTGGTGGACGATGGACTCTCGACTGTAGTGTCCCGTAATGTAGGAAAAGCAATAAGATTATTCTGTTTAAAATGTGAGCAAAGTGTTGTTACCGGCGGCGAAGCCAGCCAAGTGATTGATTCTCCTACCACTGGTCAGCAGACAAATATCACGCTCGCGAATCTTTTGCATTACCTTGCAAATCAGACGAATCGTGTGATAGCGAATTTAGCGGGAGGATTATCTTCCGAGGGAAGCACTATTATTACCACGGCACTCAAAGAGACAGACGCATTAACAAAGAGCGTACTCGCGCCGTTATTAACTTCTGTTAGCGATGCAATCGAAAGCATTATCTTAACGATGCACGATGACCCTGAATTCAAAGA gaCGAGTAGCCCTTTGGGAAAAGAAATTGGCTGTTCTCTTTACATGCGAGAATTACAAGGCTTTATTTTACGATCTGTGAATACGTTCTTATTACCATACAAAAATCAAATGATTGTAGCCGAAAG CTGCAAAACCGTCGTATCGAGATGCATAGAGTTATTTGTGCGCCATGCCTGCTTGTTAAGACCTCTGACCGATTTTGGGAGAGTAAAACTTTTGGTAGATTTCGCACAG atggAAGTAGCCGTGACACCCTTGTGTCGTGGTGGCCAGATGAGTCTGCTCGAGCAGCAGCAATACAGAACTTTGCGAGCGCTAAAAACCTTACTTCCTCTCAATCCCGAGGAGATGGTGGACAGAATTTTAGAAGGGCAAGGAGAGAGCAGCGTGCCACCGTCTCTTATTCTTCTGCATTTATTTTCCGGTGCACCGCCCGAATTAGCGTCACCGCATCAG AGCGCCGGATGGTCCATAGGCCGATTATCTCAGTGGATGGATAATCATCCGAGTGAAAGAGATAGATTAACCCTGTGTAGTGGACCGTTGGAACGTTATCAATTGACAGTTAGACAACAAAATCTTCCATCATTCCATCCCTTATTTCCACAGATGATGAAATTGGCTAACTTGAGGGAACATTCAAGTCAATAA
- the Carmine gene encoding AP-3 complex subunit mu-1, producing MIHSLFIINSSGDVFMEKHWKSAVARSLCDYFFDQQRRVLSPEDTPPVIATPHHYLISIYRCNMFFVAVCMTEVPPLFVIEFLHRVVDTFEDYFSECTETIIKENYVVVYELLDEMLDNGFPLATESNILKELIKPPNILRTIANTVTGKSNVSAILPSGQLSNIPWRRTGVKYTNNEAYFDVVEEVDAIIDRTGATVFAEIQGYIDCCIKLSGMPDLTLSFMNPRLFDDVSFHHCVRFKRWESERILSFIPPDGNFRLLSYHIGSQSIVAIPIYVRHNISLKEPGGGRLDITVGPKQTIGRTVENVTLEIPMPKIVLNCTLSPNQGKYSFDPVSKVLLWDIGRIDVSKLPNLRGSITIQNSTTVTESNPAINVHFTINQLAVSGLKVNRLDMYGEKYKPFKGVKYITKAGKFQIRM from the exons ATGATACACAGCCTCTTTATTATCAATTCCTCGGG AGATGTCTTTATGGAGAAACATTGGAAAAGTGCAGTCGCACGCTCACTTTGCGACTATTTCTTTGATCAACAGCGAAGGGTCCTGTCGCCAGAAGACACTCCGCCAGTGATAGCTACTCCTCATCATTATCTCATTAGTATATACCGTTGTAACATGTTCTTTGTGGCAGTATGTATGACAGAAG tTCCCCCCTTGTTTGTCATTGAATTCTTGCACCGAGTAGTGGACACTTTTGAAGATTACTTTAGCGAATGCACAGAGACAATCATAAAGGAAAACTATGTAGTTGTATATGAATTGCTGGACGAAATGTTGGATAATGGTTTTCCACTGGCAACAGAATCCAACATATTGAAGGAATTGATCAAACCACCTAATATCTTGCGTACTATAGCAAATACTGTTACAGGCAAATCCAA tgTTAGTGCAATCCTACCCAGTGGACAACTGTCTAATATTCCTTGGAGACGAACCGGAGTGAAATACACAAACAATGAAGCTTACTTTGATGTTGTTGAGGAAGTGGATGCAATTATCGATCGAACGGGAGCAACTGTATTTGCAGAAATTCAAGGCTAT ATTGActgttgtataaaattaagcGGTATGCCAGATCTCACactttcattcatgaatccgAGATTATTCGACGATGTTAGTTTTCATCATTGCGTTCGATTCAAGAGATGGGAG TCGGAAAGGATACTTTCTTTTATTCCACCCGATGGGAATTTTCGTCTTCTCTCGTATCATATAGGATCACAAAGTATTGTAGCAATTCCAATATATGTGAGACATAACATAAGCCTAAAAGAACCAGGAGGTGGTAGATTGGATATAACTGTTGGACCAAAACAAACTATTGGCAGAACA GTTGAAAACGTTACTCTCGAAATTCCTATGCCAAAGATAGTCTTAAATTGCACTTTAAGTCCAAACCAAGGAAAATATTCATTTGATCCTGTTAGTAAAGTATTGCTATGGGACATTGGAAGGATTGATGTTTCTAAATTGCCAAATCTCAGAGGATCG atcACAATACAAAATTCGACAACTGTTACCGAATCAAATCCTGCcattaat gTCCATTTTACGATTAATCAATTAGCAGTATCTGgattaaaagtaaatagatTAGATATGTATGGCGAAAAATACAAGCCTTTCAAAGGTGTCAAATACATCACTAAAGCtggaaaatttcaaataagaaTGTAA
- the LOC140673291 gene encoding transcriptional adapter 1, which yields MTTSKELSLARKSLVASLGENAKAYFEKMKLWFQMKTTKEEFDSEARSLMTDDQIRLHNEFLLCLFNKVRGLATITPTYKIDRDKTSKERRLRLKRKYKTDKSNFEPADMYVEVLGQASSPVGDEPIGANRSSAQELVLPDRTFVLARLMLAAWENNMDGAEENTAHIIIAATQIFLKNILTAVFTRRKGYAIYDGSFIYNIGEPVPSSWKRNSMYINPFCSEPTEVMEPYGQIPASKPNFEEAEQATAFSYACSTQITRPSLKPVSTADLQHALKIYKNLVSNHTIYATNMERLYTYATHPTWEDLEAKKLLCQSLT from the exons ATGACTACTTCGAAAGAATTAAGTTTAGCTAGGAAGAGTCTCGTGGCTTCGCTTGGCGAGAATGCAAAGGC GTATTTTGAGAAGATGAAGCTATGGTTTCAAATGAAG acTACAAAGGAAGAATTTGATTCCGAAGCACGTAGTCTCATGACAGATGATCAAATCCGTTTACACAACGAATTCTTGTTGTGTCTCTTCAATAAAGTTCGTGGATTAGCCACTATCACGCCAACCTATAAGATAGATAGAGATAAAACCTCAAAGGAAAGAAGACTGAGATTAAAACGCAAATATAAGACTGATAAATCAAACTTTGAG CCAGCAGATATGTATGTAGAAGTATTGGGTCAAGCTTCGTCACCTGTTGGTGACGAACCCATAGGTGCTAATCGCTCTAGCGCCCAAGAACTTGTATTACCAGATCGGACTTTTGTGCTGGCTCGATTGATGCTCGCCGCCTGGGAAAATAATATGGACGGAGCTGAAGAGAATACCGCGCATATTATTATAGCCGCGacgcaaatttttttgaaaaatatactcaCCGCCGTTTTCACGCGGAGAAAAGGATATGCTATTTACGATGGctcgtttatttataatataggaGAACCAGTACCTAGTTCATGGAAAAGAAATTCCATGTACATAAATCCATTTTGTTCGGA ACCGACAGAAGTGATGGAACCTTATGGCCAAATCCCTGCATCAAAACCCAATTTTGAAGAAGCTGAACAAGCTACTGCTTTTTCATATGCTTGTTCCACACAAATTACTCGCCCATCATTAAAACCAGTGAGCACAGCAGACTTACAACATGCATTAAAG atttataaaaatctcgtTAGCAATCACACTATATATGCTACTAATATGGAACGGTTATACACATATGCTACTCATCCAACATGGGAGGATTTAGAagcaaagaaattattatgtcaATCTTTAACATGA
- the Pgant35a gene encoding polypeptide N-acetylgalactosaminyltransferase 35A — MISTRYVSFLSGIVIASLTWAFSLYLYSRLSQNNVAASPTMLVSGISIQREREIDKEIMLRDNIIVPHNEKQILSDKKAYNLDSSKDYRNNNSLLQQLQPVPVKPAVTLDEDLDELGMVKNVEDQRKRDMGYKNYAFNVLISDNLGVRRQIPDTRHKLCKTQKYFSNLPNASIIICFYNEHYTTLLRSLHSIFERTPAALLHEIILVNDYSDSDKLHEKIQAYIKNNFDARVRLFKTEKREGLIRARVFGARKATGDVLIFLDSHIEVNEIWLEPLLSRITYSKTIVPMPVIDIINADTFQYTGSPLVRGGFNWGLHFKWDNLPIGTLKHEDDFVKPIKSPTMAGGLFAIDREYFTKIGEYDPGMDVWGGENLEISFRIWMCGGSIELIPCSRVGHVFRRRRPYGSDDPHDTMLKNSLRVAHVWMDDYKDYFLKNAKAIDYGDISERLELRQKLHCKTFDWYLKMVYPELTLPDDTEKRLKDKWSKLEQRPMQPWHSRKRNYIDQYQIRLSNSVLCIQSAKDIKTKGSKLVLRPCIRIKSQMWFETDKNELVLGQILCMEAAEKIPKLGKCHEMGGNQDWRHKRINGTPIYNMAAGTCLGATDNARNAQVVMDLCTKSNTALITWDLVRSRIPSKEIT; from the exons atGATATCGACGAGATACGTGTCATTCCTGTCGGGAATAGTGATAGCTTCTTTAACATGGGCTTTCAGTCTGTACCTCTATTCTAGACTGTCGCAAAACAACGTCGCTGCCAGCCCCACGATGTTAGTGTCTGGCATTTCTATTCAAAGGGAAAGGGAAATCGACAAAGAAATCATGTTACGCGACAACATTATTGTCCCTCACAACGAGAAGCAAATTTTATCTGATAAGAAAGCTTACAATTTGGACAGTAGTAAAGATTACAGAAATAACAATTCGCTCTTGCAGCAATTACAACCTGTTCCAGTAAAACCTGCAGTCACTTTGGACGAAg atTTAGATGAATTAGGCATGGTGAAAAATGTGGAGGATCAACGAAAAAGGGATATGGGATACAAGAATTACGCTTTCAATGTCCTGATATCGGACAATCTTGGAGTACGAAGACAGATTCCAGACACAAGGCACAAACTGTGCAAaacgcaaaaatatttctccaaTCTACCAAACGCcagtataattatttgtttctacAACGAGCATTATACAACGCTATTGCGATCCTTACATTCCATATTCGAGAGAACGCCGGCAGCTCTCCTGCACGAGATTATTTTGGTGAACGATTATAGCGACAGCGATAAATTGCACGAAAAGATACAGGCGTATATCAAGAACAATTTTGATGCTAGAGTACGATTGTTTAAGACCGAAAAAAGGGAAGGATTAATCAGAGCACGAGTTTTTGGAGCGAGAAAAGCTACTGgagatgttttaatttttctggaCAGCCACATAGAAGTAAATGAAATATGGCTAGAACCTCTTCTTTCAAGGATTACTTATTCCAAAACTATCGTACCCATGCCagtaattgatattattaatgcagATACATTCCAATATACTGGTAGCCCATTGGTGAGGGGTGGCTTCAACTGGGGTCTGCACTTTAAATGGGATAACTTACCAATTGGGACATTAAAACATGAGGATGATTTTGTAAAGCCTATCaa atCGCCAACAATGGCTGGCGGATTGTTCGCTATTGAcagagaatattttacaaagataGGAGAATACGACCCTGGTATGGACGTTTGGGGTGGagaaaatcttgaaatatcaTTCCga atatGGATGTGTGGCGGTAGTATCGAGTTGATTCCCTGTTCACGAGTAGGTCACGTATTCAGAAGGCGACGACCATATGGCTCGGACGATCCGCACGATACTATGTTGAAAAACTCGTTGCGAGTTGCACACGTGTGGATGGATGATTATAAGgattatttcttgaaaaatgcTAAAGCAATTGATTACGGCGATATCTCGGAACGGCTAGAATTGCGTCagaaattacattgtaagactTTCGACTGGTATTTGAAGATGGTTTATCCAGAGTTAACATTGCCCGACGATACGGAAAAGCGGCTAAAGGATAAATGGTCCAAACTCGAGCAAAGACCGATGCAACCTTGGCATTCGAGGAAAAGGAATTATATCGATCAGTATCAAATTAGACTTTCAAATTCTGTGCTTTGTATTCAGAGTGCCAAGGATATTAAAACCAAAGGCTCGAAACTTGTCTTGAGGCCGTGTATCAGAATTAAATCAcag ATGTGGTTCGAGACTGATAAAAATGAGCTAGTTCTTGGTCAAATACTCTGCATGGAAGCAGCTGAGAAGATTCCAAAACTTGGAAAGTGTCACGAAATGGGTGGGAATCAAGATTGGCGTCATAAACGCATT AATGGTACACCTATCTACAACATGGCAGCAGGAACCTGCTTAGGAGCGACAGATAATGCAAGAAATGCACAAGTTGTTATGGATTTGTGCACAAAATCGAATACAGCATTGATAACTTGGGATCTCGTTCGATCAAGAATTCCATCTAAGGAAATTACATGA
- the LOC140673103 gene encoding syntenin-1, with product MSLYPTLEDMKVDHMMKAQIQAESQYTIPMPTEPAIPSAPIYVPSAPSVLYPSLGDYMGLELNEETIAQNMPEYALAKRQNANDIALTSPNVTYNPLTGIVAPLSGQSVALQKAHVTNGIRELILCKDADGKVGVRVHAINNGIFICLVSQNSPAAMAGLRFGDQILNINDVCVAGYSMEQVHKLFRNANTNGIRVVVRDRPFERTVTMHKDSMGYIGFQFKNGKVIALVKDSSAARNGLLTDHQILEINGKNVVGMKDKDITTEIENGGNIITVTIIPSYIYDHMVKKMSNSLLKNLMDHSALDL from the exons ATGTCTCTTTATCCTACGTTGGAAGATATGAAGGTAGATCACATGATGAAG GCTCAAATACAAGCAGAGTCACAATATACCATTCCAATGCCGACGGAACCAGCAATTCCTTCGGCTCCGATTTACGTTCCTTCCGCACCCAGCGTGTTATATCCATCCCTGGGAGATTACATGGGACTCGAGCTAAATGAAGAGACTATTGCACAGAATATGCCTGAATATGCGCTCGCTAAACGTCAAAATGCAAATGAT atAGCACTTACTTCACCAAATGTAACATACAATCCATTAACAGGAATTGTCGCTCCTTTGTCGGGACAGTCAGTGGCTTTACAGAAAGCTCATGTAACAAACGGTATTAGAGAG tTGATATTGTGCAAAGATGCTGATGGAAAAGTTGGTGTCAGAGtacatgcaataaataatggaaTCTTTATATGCCTCGTGAGTCAAAATTCTCCAGCGGCAATGGCTGGATTACGTTTTGgtgatcaaattttaaatattaatgatgtaTGCGTCGCTGGATATTCGATGGAGCAAGTGCACAAGCTGTTCCGTAATGCAAATACCAATGGAATTAGAGTGGTCGTACGTGATAG acCATTCGAACGTACTGTAACGATGCATAAAGATAGTATGGGTTATATTGGATTTCAATTTAAGAATGGAAAAGTAATTGCTCTAGTGAAAGATTCTTCGGCCGCACGAAACGGACTTCTAACTGATCATCAAATACTCGAGATCAATGGAAAG AACGTAGTCGGAATGAAGGATAAAGATATTACGACAGAAATTGAAAACGGCGGAAATATCATCACAGTGACAATAATTCCATCTTACATTTATGATCACATGGTGAAAaa AATGTCCAAcagtttattgaaaaatttgatggATCATTCTGCACTGGatctttaa
- the Cse1 gene encoding exportin-2, which translates to MELTDDNLLTLSEYLKHTLSPDVNVRRPAEKFLESVEVNQNYPLLLLHLVDKSEINITIRIAGAVAFKNYVKRNWKVEEDSVDRIHVQDRDAIKKLIINLMLHSPDSIQKQLSDAVSIIGKYDFPNKWPELIDQMVEKFNTGDFHIINGVLHTAHSLFKRYRYEFKSETLWREIKFVLDKFAKPLTDLFLATMNLTQVHANNVDALRVIYNSLVILCKVFYSLNFQDLPEFFEDNMEAWMRNFHTLLNTDVPSLQTTGEEEAGVIEQLKSQVCDNVGLYAQKYDEEFQPYLPEFVTAVWNLLTSTGQQPKYDALVSNALQFLATVADRAQYRHLFEDPTTLSSICEKVIIPNMEFRESDSELFVDNPEEYIRRDIEGSDVDTRRRAACDLVKVLSKYFEAKIMEIFGAYIQIMLQNYADKPSENWRSKDAAIYLVTSSASKAQTQKHGVTQSSELVSLPQFAGQHIEPELAKPNVNQFPVLKADGIKFIMTFRSILPRDMVVGSLPQLIRHLSASSIVVHSYAACAIEKILAMRGADNLSIVKGVDLSPLAADLLKGLFACMDITGSEENEYVMKAIMRSFGILQETVVPFLAELLAKLTVKLEIVSRNPSRPNFNHYLFETLSLSIKIVCKTNPGAVSSFERALFPIFQEILQQDIPEFIPYVFQILALLLELQTSQSVPETYMALFPCLLSPVLFERQANIHPLNRLLQAFISHGSHQIVAQDKTSALLGVFQKLIASKANDHEGFLLIQSIIEYFEPSVLEPYMRQIFVLLFQRLSTSKTTKFVKGLIVFFAYYIIRYNSSNLIAIIDQIQSQMFGMVVERVFITDLQKIAGVIERKVVAVGISNLLIDCPAMLEPPYNSYYPRLLATLVEFFELPQDQTLLPEDDVFPEVDDAVGYQVGYSQLICARNPRKDPLPNIGDIRLHLAQGLGRLSPEHLPGLLGQIPEPNANHLRNYLQTAGITVA; encoded by the exons ATGGAGCTCACCGACGATAATCTCCTAACGTTGAGCGAATATCTGAAGCACACCCTTAGCCCGGACGTGAACGTCAGGCGTCCAG ccGAGAAGTTTTTAGAATCGGTCGAGGTCAATCAAAACTATCCCTTACTGCTGCTTCATTTGGTAGACAAATCTGAAATTAACATAACCATTAGAATCGCTGGTGCTGTTGCATTCAAGAATTATGTTAAGCGCAATTGGAAAGTG GAAGAGGATTCAGTAGATCGCATACATGTCCAGGACAGGGAcgctatcaaaaaattaattattaatctaatgTTACATTCACCAGATTCAATACAGAAACAATTATCGGATGCTGTATCCATTATTGGAAAGTATGATTTTCCTAACAAATGGCCAGAATTGATTGATCAAATGGTAGAAAAGTTCAATACTGGCGATTTCCATATAATTAATGGAGTTTTGCACACTGCGCATTCCTTATTCAAAAGATATAGGTATGAATTTAAAAGTGAGACTCTAtggagagaaataaaatttgtattggATAAGTTTGCCAAGCCTTTAACAGATTTGTTTTTA GCGACAATGAATTTAACGCAAGTACATGCTAATAATGTGGATGCTTTAAGAgtcatatataattctttagttatattatgtaaagtgTTTTATTCCCTTAATTTTCAA GATCTGCCAGAATTTTTTGAAGACAATATGGAAGCGTGGATGAGAAACTTTCATACTTTGTTAAATACAGATGTTCCTTCCCTGCAAActaca ggCGAGGAAGAAGCAGGTGTAATAGAACAATTAAAATCGCAAGTGTGTGACAATGTTGGTCTATATGCTCAAAAATATGATGAAGAATTTCAACCATATCTACCCGAATTTGTTACAGCAGTTTGGAATTTGCTTACATCTACGGGACAGCAACCCAAATACGATGCG CTAGTTTCAAATGCGTTGCAATTCCTGGCTACAGTAGCTGATCGAGCACAATATAGACATTTATTCGAAGATCCAACAACACTTAGCAGTATATgtgaaaaagttattattccCAACATGGAATTTAGAG AGTCGGACAGTGaattatttgtagataatCCTGAAGAATATATCAGACGAGATATCGAAGGCAGTGACGTGGATACCAGAAGACGTGCTGCATGTGATTTAGTTAAAGTATTGTCTAAATATTTTGAAGcaaaaattatggaaatttTTGGAGCATATATACag ataatgttGCAAAACTATGCTGATAAGCCATCAGAAAATTGGCGCAGCAAAGACGCAGCTATTTATCTCGTAACTAGTAGTGCGAGTAAAGCACAGACGCAGAAGCACGGAGTAACTCAAAGCAGCGAGTTGGTTTCGTTACCGCAATTTGCTGGACAACATATTGAACCTGAACTAGCAAAACCAAATG TGAATCAGTTTCCAGTACTTAAAGCAgatggaataaaatttataatgacatttagATCGATATTACCACGTGATATGGTAGTAGGAAGTTTACCACAACTGATAAGACATCTCAGTGCCAGTAGTATTGTCGTGCACAGTTATGCTGCTTGtgcaattgaaaaaatattggcGATGAGGGGTGCTGATAATTTGTCCAT AGTCAAAGGTGTCGATCTATCGCCATTAGCAGCAGATTTATTGAAAGGACTTTTCGCGTGTATGGACATTACGGGTTCCGAGGAAAACGAATATGTCATGAAGGCCATTATGAGAAGTTTCGGAATTTTACAAGAAACTGTAGTGCCTTTCTTGGCTGAATTACTTGCGAAACTCACCGTAAAACTTGAGATTGTATCTAGGAATCCAAGTCGGCCAAACTTTAATCATTATCTCTTTGAAACCTTAAGTTTGTCCATCAA aatTGTTTGTAAAACAAACCCTGGGGCAGTATCATCTTTCGAACGAGCATTATTTCCCATTTTCCaagaaattttacaacaaGATATACCAG agtTTATTCCCTATGTCTTTCAAATTCTTGCACTGCTTTTGGAGTTACAAACCAGTCAAAGTGTACCAGAGACATACATGGCTTTGTTCCCGTGTCTGTTATCACCCGTACTATTCGAGCGTCAAGCTAATATTCATCCTTTAAATCGTTTGTTACAAGCATTTATTAGTCATGGTTCGCATCAGATTGTAGCGCAAGATAAAACGAGTGCGTTACTAGGAGTATTCCAGAAGTTAATTGCATCAAAAGCGAACGATCATGAAggatttttactaatacaaagcattattgaatattttgaacc GAGCGTTTTGGAGCCATATATGAGACAGATCTTTGTGCTTCTCTTTCAAAGACTTTCTACCTCGAAAACAACGAAGTTTGTGAAAGGTCTAATagtattttttgcatattatattattaggtaCAATTCATCGAATTTGATTGCTATTATTGATCAGATACAATCACA AATGTTTGGAATGGTAGTGGAGCGCGTATTTATAACTGATCTGCAGAAGATAGCGGGTGTGATAGAGCGCAAAGTGGTGGCTGTCGGAATATCGAATTTGTTGATCGATTGTCCCGCAATGCTTGAACCCCCGTACAATTCGTACTATCCTCGTTTATTGGCCACGTTAGTGGAATTCTTTGAGCTGCCGCAAGATCAAACCTTGTTACCGGAGGACGACGTCTTCCCAGAAGTCGATGACGCAGTCGGATATCAAGTGGGTTATAGTCAACTCATCTGTGCAAGAAATCCTCGGAAAGATCCCTTGCCaa ATATTGGTGATATACGTTTGCATTTGGCACAAGGCCTCGGAAGATTATCGCCAGAACATTTGCCAGGATTGTTAGGTCAGATTCCCGAGCCGAATGCAAATCATTTGAGAAATTATCTCCAAACGGCCGGTATTACTGTTGCATAA